In one Dehalogenimonas formicexedens genomic region, the following are encoded:
- the rpsP gene encoding 30S ribosomal protein S16: MLKIKLRRMGAPKRPSYRMVVADSKTSRGGAFLEIVGQYDPMTNPETIKVEAEKAKSWIGKGAQPTETVSRLLKKAGVL; encoded by the coding sequence ATGCTTAAGATCAAACTTCGCAGAATGGGCGCCCCCAAAAGGCCAAGCTACAGAATGGTCGTTGCCGATTCCAAAACCTCCCGCGGCGGCGCTTTTCTTGAGATTGTCGGTCAATATGATCCGATGACAAATCCCGAAACCATCAAAGTCGAAGCGGAAAAAGCCAAGAGTTGGATCGGTAAGGGAGCCCAACCCACCGAGACGGTCAGCAGACTGTTGAAAAAAGCCGGGGTCCTGTAG
- a CDS encoding KH domain-containing protein produces the protein MKELVEYIAKSLADKPEAVIVTEEQEEEGLKLTLKVDDGDKGRIIGKQGRIAQAMRTLIRVKAAKAGTKARLEIL, from the coding sequence ATGAAAGAGCTAGTGGAGTACATCGCCAAATCCCTGGCAGACAAACCTGAAGCGGTGATAGTCACTGAAGAACAGGAAGAGGAAGGCTTGAAGCTGACCCTCAAGGTAGATGACGGCGATAAGGGCCGTATCATCGGCAAACAGGGCCGGATCGCTCAGGCCATGCGGACGCTTATAAGGGTGAAAGCCGCAAAAGCCGGCACCAAAGCCAGGCTTGAAATTCTCTAA
- a CDS encoding F0F1 ATP synthase subunit epsilon: MATIRLEVVTPERSVFSDDVDIVVAPGIEGELGILPKHSPLMTALKTGELRARKGSEEFSLCVAGGFLEVRPDRVIVLADTCERAEEIDLARAEEARKRAEQRMSEKYEPGFDAAESEAALHRAMARLAIAEKAKHRKGSLRPPPST; this comes from the coding sequence TTGGCAACGATAAGATTAGAAGTGGTGACGCCGGAACGGAGCGTCTTTTCCGACGACGTCGATATCGTAGTCGCCCCCGGTATTGAAGGTGAACTTGGCATCCTGCCCAAGCACTCGCCATTGATGACCGCCCTGAAAACTGGTGAACTCCGAGCCCGTAAAGGATCAGAGGAATTTTCGCTCTGCGTTGCCGGTGGATTCTTGGAAGTCAGGCCGGACCGTGTGATCGTTCTTGCCGATACCTGCGAACGGGCCGAGGAGATCGATCTGGCTCGGGCAGAGGAAGCTCGCAAACGGGCTGAACAGCGAATGTCGGAGAAATACGAACCCGGTTTCGATGCCGCCGAAAGCGAAGCTGCCCTCCATCGGGCTATGGCGCGTCTGGCAATCGCCGAAAAAGCGAAGCACCGTAAGGGTTCCCTCCGACCACCTCCTTCGACTTGA
- the atpD gene encoding F0F1 ATP synthase subunit beta produces the protein MAKGKVVQVIGSVVDVEFPSAELPALFNAVEIDNQGERIVLEVQAHVGNNWVRCLSFMPTDGLARGTEVVDTGAPVSVPVGQGALGRIFNVLGEPLDSEGEVKTTERWPIHRNAPPFDQQETTAQMLETGIKVIDLITPFARGGKIGAYGGAGVGKTVIIQELIRNIASEHGGFSVFAGVGERSREGNDLWHEMKDSGVIAKTALVFGQMNELPAVRLRIALTGLTMAEYFRDVEHRDVLLFIDNIYRYTLAGVEVSALLGRMPSAVGYQPTLATEMGALQERITTTKNGSITSFQAIYVPADDYTDPGVVATFGHLDAVIALERSLAAQALFPAVDPLASNSRILDPIVVGEEHYRTAREVQRVLQRYKDLQDVIAILGMEELSEEDKATVARARKIQRFLTQPFFVSEIFTGRPGKYVSLSETIRGFKEILEGKHDALPEQAFYMVGTIDEAVEAAAKMAA, from the coding sequence ATGGCCAAAGGTAAAGTTGTACAGGTTATCGGCTCGGTGGTTGACGTTGAATTCCCATCAGCTGAACTTCCGGCTCTCTTCAATGCTGTTGAAATCGACAACCAGGGCGAGCGCATCGTTCTGGAAGTTCAGGCCCACGTTGGAAATAACTGGGTCCGATGCCTTTCCTTCATGCCGACCGATGGCTTGGCCCGTGGCACCGAGGTCGTTGACACCGGCGCGCCGGTTAGCGTGCCGGTAGGGCAGGGAGCGCTGGGACGCATCTTCAACGTCCTGGGTGAACCTCTTGACAGCGAAGGCGAAGTCAAAACCACCGAACGCTGGCCGATTCATCGAAACGCCCCTCCTTTCGATCAGCAGGAAACTACCGCTCAGATGCTGGAAACGGGTATCAAGGTTATCGACCTCATCACTCCGTTTGCCAGAGGCGGTAAGATCGGTGCCTATGGCGGCGCCGGCGTGGGTAAAACCGTTATCATCCAGGAACTTATCCGCAACATCGCCTCGGAACACGGCGGCTTCTCGGTCTTCGCCGGCGTCGGCGAAAGATCCAGGGAAGGTAACGACCTGTGGCATGAAATGAAGGACTCCGGTGTTATCGCCAAGACCGCTCTGGTTTTCGGTCAGATGAACGAACTGCCCGCCGTGCGCCTGAGAATCGCCCTGACTGGCCTGACCATGGCCGAATATTTCCGCGATGTTGAGCACCGCGACGTACTTCTCTTCATCGATAATATCTACCGCTACACGCTTGCCGGTGTTGAAGTGTCGGCCCTTCTCGGCCGCATGCCTTCGGCCGTTGGTTATCAACCGACGCTGGCTACCGAAATGGGCGCCCTCCAGGAGCGCATCACCACAACTAAAAACGGTTCGATCACCTCGTTCCAAGCCATTTACGTACCGGCCGACGACTACACCGACCCCGGCGTCGTTGCCACCTTCGGCCACCTGGACGCGGTCATCGCCCTTGAGCGTTCTCTGGCGGCCCAGGCCCTTTTCCCGGCGGTTGATCCCCTGGCTTCGAACTCCCGCATCCTTGATCCTATCGTCGTTGGCGAAGAGCATTATCGCACCGCCCGCGAAGTGCAGCGGGTGCTTCAACGCTACAAGGACCTCCAGGACGTCATCGCCATTCTCGGCATGGAAGAGCTTTCAGAAGAAGACAAGGCTACGGTTGCCCGTGCCCGCAAGATTCAGCGCTTCTTGACCCAGCCGTTCTTCGTGTCGGAGATTTTCACCGGGCGTCCCGGCAAGTATGTTTCACTTTCCGAAACCATCCGCGGCTTCAAAGAAATCCTGGAAGGCAAACATGATGCCCTGCCGGAGCAAGCCTTCTACATGGTCGGCACCATTGATGAAGCCGTCGAAGCCGCAGCCAAGATGGCTGCCTAA
- the atpG gene encoding ATP synthase F1 subunit gamma has product MANLRAIRLRIRGVKNIAKITRAMEMIAASKMRKAQDRGLAGRPYSQKITAVIAALSARSEGKAGHPLLEQRPVKKVAILHITPDRGLSGGLVGNINRATLAFAIDHKELPLNMIVVGKKGLDFMRRSQRNIVAEFTGLGDKPTLMDTLPISRVIMDDFKSGAVDEVYVAYSQFVSTLVQKPEVVKLLPVEPAQVPPQQNVEYIFEPDAAGVLGSLLPRYIEMKVYHLILESIASEQSARMVAMRNATQNANELVGELTLEYNKARQESITSELLDIVGGVAALA; this is encoded by the coding sequence GATTCGCGGCGTTAAGAACATCGCCAAGATCACGCGTGCCATGGAGATGATCGCCGCCTCCAAGATGCGCAAAGCCCAGGATCGCGGTTTGGCGGGGCGCCCTTACAGCCAGAAAATAACCGCTGTCATCGCCGCTCTCTCGGCCAGGTCCGAGGGCAAAGCTGGGCATCCCCTTTTAGAGCAACGTCCGGTGAAGAAGGTCGCCATCCTTCATATCACCCCGGACCGTGGTCTTTCAGGCGGGCTCGTTGGAAACATAAACCGGGCGACGCTGGCCTTTGCCATTGATCATAAAGAGCTACCTCTGAACATGATCGTGGTCGGTAAAAAGGGGCTCGATTTCATGAGGCGTTCGCAACGAAACATTGTTGCTGAATTTACTGGGCTTGGAGATAAACCCACTCTGATGGATACCCTGCCCATTTCGCGGGTAATTATGGATGACTTCAAGTCCGGCGCCGTCGACGAGGTCTATGTGGCTTACAGCCAGTTCGTGTCAACTTTGGTTCAGAAACCTGAGGTCGTGAAACTACTGCCGGTAGAACCTGCGCAAGTACCGCCCCAGCAGAATGTCGAATACATATTTGAACCGGATGCCGCCGGTGTTTTAGGTTCTCTATTGCCCCGATACATCGAAATGAAAGTCTACCATTTGATACTGGAATCGATCGCCAGTGAACAATCGGCGCGCATGGTGGCCATGAGAAACGCCACCCAGAACGCCAACGAACTGGTGGGTGAATTGACGCTTGAATACAACAAGGCGCGCCAGGAGTCTATTACTTCGGAACTGCTCGACATCGTCGGCGGCGTGGCGGCGCTGGCATAA